The Halomonas denitrificans genome window below encodes:
- the cysQ gene encoding 3'(2'),5'-bisphosphate nucleotidase CysQ codes for MTTVDPALIEGVLEACARANAAILDIYENDDFDVEMKADDSPLTRADLASHRILVDALTRLTPEIPVLSEESSATAFAARRDWPRLWVVDPLDGTREFIKRNGEFTINVALVEAHRPILGVIAVPAAGTAYSGVPGQGALCWDGAGRSRKIETRRPAADPPVVLGSRSHGNPRSEAFFEAIGPHRRMARGSALKFCAVASGEADFYPRLGPTSEWDTAAGDAIVHAAGGRVWLPDGRDLRYNARETTLNGDFLVSGDPRARWPTPPPEED; via the coding sequence ATGACGACCGTCGATCCGGCACTGATCGAGGGCGTTCTCGAAGCCTGTGCGAGGGCGAATGCGGCCATTCTCGACATCTACGAGAACGACGATTTCGATGTCGAGATGAAGGCCGACGACAGTCCGCTGACCCGGGCCGACCTGGCCAGTCACCGCATCCTGGTCGATGCGCTGACCCGGCTCACGCCCGAAATCCCGGTGCTCAGCGAAGAATCTTCCGCCACCGCCTTCGCAGCACGCCGGGACTGGCCTCGTCTTTGGGTGGTCGACCCGCTCGACGGCACGCGCGAGTTCATCAAGCGCAACGGCGAGTTCACGATCAACGTCGCCCTGGTCGAAGCGCACCGACCGATCCTCGGCGTGATCGCGGTTCCAGCCGCCGGGACCGCCTATTCGGGGGTGCCCGGCCAGGGCGCGCTGTGCTGGGATGGTGCCGGGCGCTCGAGGAAAATCGAGACACGCCGGCCCGCCGCCGATCCGCCGGTGGTGCTCGGCAGCCGTTCCCACGGCAATCCGCGCAGCGAGGCGTTCTTCGAGGCGATCGGCCCCCACCGACGGATGGCGCGCGGAAGCGCGCTGAAGTTCTGCGCCGTGGCCAGCGGTGAAGCCGATTTCTACCCGCGCCTGGGCCCGACCAGCGAGTGGGACACGGCGGCCGGCGACGCGATCGTGCACGCCGCCGGAGGGCGGGTCTGGCTGCCCGACGGGCGCGACCTGCGCTACAACGCGCGCGAAACCACCCTCAACGGGGATTTCCTGGTCAGCGGCGACCCGCGGGCCCGCTGGCCCACGCCGCCGCCAGAAGAAGACTGA
- the nudE gene encoding ADP compounds hydrolase NudE, with translation MIDDPPRLPTIHAREERKDRSLFRVESLDLEFANGERRVYERLISRGVGAVIIVALVDPETVLLVREYAGGVHRYELGLPKGRLEPGEAHIEGANRELQEEVGFAARDLRVIGQLTLAPGYMSHATHVVLARDLYASRLPGDEPEELEVIRWPLADLASLVERDDCTEGRSIAALYMARDLLASGRIDPG, from the coding sequence ATGATTGACGATCCGCCCCGCCTGCCCACCATCCACGCCCGTGAAGAACGCAAGGACCGCAGCCTGTTCCGGGTCGAATCGCTGGACCTGGAATTCGCCAACGGCGAGCGGCGCGTCTACGAGCGTCTGATCAGCCGCGGCGTCGGCGCCGTCATCATCGTCGCTCTCGTCGACCCGGAAACGGTGCTGCTGGTTCGCGAATACGCCGGCGGCGTGCACCGCTACGAACTCGGCCTGCCCAAGGGCCGGCTGGAACCGGGCGAAGCGCATATCGAAGGTGCCAACCGGGAACTGCAGGAAGAGGTCGGGTTCGCCGCCCGCGACTTGCGGGTGATCGGCCAGCTGACGCTCGCGCCGGGCTACATGTCCCATGCGACGCATGTCGTGCTGGCGCGCGATCTCTACGCGTCGCGGTTGCCCGGCGACGAGCCCGAGGAGCTGGAGGTGATCCGCTGGCCGCTGGCGGACCTGGCTTCGCTGGTCGAGCGGGACGACTGCACCGAAGGTCGATCGATCGCGGCGCTGTACATGGCCCGCGACCTGCTCGCCAGCGGCCGGATCGACCCCGGATGA